From the genome of Burkholderiales bacterium:
TCCCGCGCGAAGTTGAGGAGCACGGTGCCGGGTTTCATCAGGGCAATCCGCGCCGCATCGATCATGTTACGCGTCTTGTCCAAAAGCGGCACGTGCAGGGTGATGAAATCGGCATTCTTCACCACTTCCTCGACGCTCGCCGCCTTTTTCACGCTGGAAGGCAGGCGCCAGGCGGCCTCCACGGTGATTTCCGGGTCGAAGCCGATCACGTTCATGCCCAGACGGATGCCGGCGTCGGCAACCAGGGAGCCGATGGCACCCAGGCCGATGATGCCCAGGGTGCGGTTGGGCAGTTCAATCCCCGCGAACTGTTTTTTGCCTGCTTCCACCGCTTTGGCAATCTCCGCATCGTCGCCCTCGAGGGATTGGGCGAATTGCCAGGCGGGCATGAGATTGCGGGCGGCAATCAGCATGCTGGCAATGACCAGTTCCTTCACCGCATTGGCGTTGGCACCCGGCGCATTGAAGACGGGCACGCCCCGCTCGCTCATTTTGGCCACCGGCACGTTGTTGGTGCCAGCGCCGGCGCGGGCGATGGCCTTCACGCTTGGCGGGATGTCCATGTCGTGCATTTTCGCCGACCGCACCAGGATGGCGTCCGGCTCGGCGATGTCACTGCCGATGATGTAGCGCTCCGACGGCAGGCGCGCCAGCCCCACCGGCGAGATGTTGTTGAGGGTGAGGATGCGGAATTTCTCAGCCATGTTCCCTCTCGAATTCCTGCATGTATTCCACCAGAGCCTTCACCCCCTCGATGGGCATGGCGTTGTAGAGGGAGGCACGCATGCCCCCCACCGAGCGGTGGCCCTTGAGCTGAACCAGGCCGCGCTCTTTGGCCCCCTTGAGGAAAGCCTCGTCCAGGGCCGCATCCCTGAGGGTGAAGGGCACGTTCATGCGGGAGCGATTCTCCCGCGCCGTGGGGCAGTGGTAGAAGTCGGTGCTGTCCAGGTAGTCGTAGAGGATTTTTGCCTTGGCGATGTTGTACTGCTCCATCGCGGCAAGACCGCCCCGCCGCTTGAGCCACTTGAAAACCAGGCCGGCGACGTAGATAGCGAAGGTGGGGGGCGTGTTGTACATGGACCCATTGTCGGCGTGGACCTTGTAATCCAGCATGGTGGGCGTGCCCGCAAGCGGTGCGCCGATCAGGTCCTCGCGCACGATGACGATGGCAAGCCCCGCCGGCCCGATGTTTTTCTGCGCCCCGGCGTAGATCAGCCCATAGCGGGAGACGTCGATGGGACGCGACAGGATGTTGGAGGACATGTCGGCGACCAGCGGTACTTCACCGGTATCCGGCGTCCAGAAAATCTCGACACCGCCGATAGTCTCGTTGGGCGTGTAGTGCACATAGGCCGCATCCGGATTCAGCTTCCACGTCTCCTGTGGCGGCGCGTAGGAGAAATTGCGGTCTTCGGAGCTCGCCACCACGTTCACGGTGCAGAACTTCTGCGCTTCCTTGATCGCCTTCTTCGACCACTCACCGGTGTTGAGATAATCGGCACTCTTCCGCCCGCGCAGCAGATTCATGGGCACCATGGCAAACTGCAGTGAAGCGCCCCCCTGCAGGAAGAGCACCTTGTAGTGGTCGGGGATGGCCAGCAGCTCACGCAAATCCGCCTCGGCCTGGGCGGAAATACCCATGAATTCCTTGCCGCGGTGGCTCATTTCCATCACCGACATGCCGCAGCCCTGCCAGTTGACGAGCTCGTCGCGCACCTGCTCGAGCACTTCCAGCGGTAGCGTGGCCGGGCCGGCACTGAAGTTGTATACACGTTCCATGGTTTTCCTCGAGGCTTCTTTCCTTCGTTGGCTGACGGTGCCGGATCAGTCGTCCTCGTCCCGTTCGACGATGCGCTCTACGCCGACGAGTTTCTCGCCCTCGTCCAGGTTGATAAGGATCACACCCTGGGTGGCGCGCCCCATTTCGCGGATTTCCCGCACCCGGGTGCGGATGAGAACCCCGCCGGTGGTGATGAGCATGATTTCGTCGTTGTCATCCACCAGCGCCGCCGCCACCACCTTGCCATTGCGTTCCGTGGTCTGGATGGCGATCATGCCCTGGGTGCCGCGTCCATGGCGGGTGTATTCCGAAAGCGGCGTGCGCTTGCCGTAGCCATTCTCGGTGGCGGTGAGCACGGAAAGATTCTGCTCGCTGGCGACCACCATGGAAATCACCTTCTGCCCCGGCAGAAGCTTCATGCCCCGCACACCGTGGGCGTTGCGGCCCATGGGACGCACGTCGTTCTCATCGAAGCGCACCGCCTTGCCGCCGTCGGAGAAGAGCAACACATCGCAGCGGCCATTGGTGATGTCGGCCCCCACCAGATAGTCGCCATCGTCCAGATTGACGGCGATGATGCCGCTGGCGCGGGGACGGGAAAATTCCGACAGCGGCGTTTTCTTCACCGTGCCCATGGCGGTGGCCATGAAGACGAAATGATCGTCGTCGAATTCCTTCACCGGCAACACGGCGGTAATCTTCTCGTGCTCCATCAGGGGCACCAGGTTGACGATGGGTTTGCCGCGGGAGGTGCGGCTCCCCTGCGGCACGTTGTATACCTTGAGCCAATAGACGCGCCCCCGGTTGGAAAAACAGAGGATGTAGTCGTGGGTGTTGGCGATGAACAGCTTCTCGATGAAATCGTCTTCCTTGGTCGCCGCCGCCTGTTTGCCCCGCCCGCCGCGTTTCTGGGCGCGGTAATCCGCCACCGGCTGCGCCTTGATGTAGCCGGAATGGGACAGAGTCACCACCACATCCTCCGGCGCAATGAGGTCCTCCAGGGACAAATCCTGGGCATCGGTGACGATTTCACTGCGGCGCGCATCCCCGTATTGGGCTTTGATCTCGGTGAGCTCGTCGCGAATGATGCCGGTGATGCGCGCCGGCTTGGCCAGAATGTCCAGATAGTCGGCGATCTTGTCGATCACTTCCCGGTATTCGCTGACGATTTTGTCCTGCTCAAGGCCAGTCAGACGCTGCAGCCGCAACTCCAGGATGGCCTGGGCCTGTGCCTCGGACAGCCGGTAGCCCTGGGCGGACAGGCCATATTCGGGCAGCAAGCCCTCGGGACGGGTGGCATCGGCCCCCGCCCGCGCCAGCATTTCCTCCACCACCGGCGAACGCCAGGCCTTGGCCATCAGCCTTTCCTTGGCCACCGCCGGCGTTTGCGAGGCCTTGATCAGGGCGATGATCTCGTCCACGTTGGACAGCGCCACCGCCAATCCTTCCAGGATGTGGCCCCGCTCGCGCGCCTTGCGCAATTCGAAGAGGGTGCGGCGGGTGACCACCTCCCGCCGGTGGCGCAGAAAGGCATCGAGCAGGTCTTTCAGGTTCAAAAGACGCGGCTGGCCATCCACCAGGGCCACCATGTTCATGCCGAAGGTGTCCTGCATCTGCGTCAGCTTGAACAGATTGTTCAGTACCACCTCCGGCATTTCGCCCCGCTTGAGCTCGATCACCACCCGCATGCCGGATTTGTCGGACTCATCACGCAGATCGGCGATGCCCTCGATTTTCTTCTCCCGCACCAGCTCGCCGATGCGCATGAGGAGATTGGCCTTGTTCACCTGGTAGGGGAGCTCGTCGATGATGATGGCCTGACGGTTGCCCGCCTTGTCCAGGTTCTCGAAATGGGTGCGGGCGCGGATCACGACCCGGCCGCGACCGGTGCGGTAGCCCTCCCGGATGCCCGCCACGCCGAAGATGATGCCGGCGGTGGGAAAGTCCGGCGCCTTGACGATCCCGATCAGCTCGTCCACCCCGATCTCCGGGTCTTCCAGCAGGGCCAGACAGGCATCCACCACCTCGCCCAGGTTGTGGGGCGGAATGTTGGTGGCCATGCCCACAGCAATGCCCGCCGAGCCGTTGATGAGGAGATTGGGAATCCGCGTCGGCAGGACGGTGGGCTCGCGCTCCTTGCCATCGTAATTGGGGACGAAATCGACGGTTTCCTTGTCGATGTCCGCCAGCATTTCAGAGGCGATGCGCTCCAGCCGGCACTCGGTGTAACGGTAGGCAGCCGGGGAATCACCGTCCACCGAACCGAAGTTGCCCTGACCGTCGATCAGGGTGTAGCGCATGGAGAAATCCTGCGCCATGCGCACCAGGGCCTCGTAGGTGGCGGTGTCGCCGTGGGGGTGATATTTCCCCAGCACATCACCCACCACGCGCGCGCATTTCACATAGGGCCGGTTCCAGACGTTGTTGGATTCGTGCATGGCGAACAGCACGCGCCGGTGCACCGGTTTGAGACCGTCCCGGACATCCGGCAGGGCGCGCCCCACGATCACGCTCATGGCGTAATCGAGGTAGGAGTTGCGCATCTCCTCTTCGAGGCTGACGGGAATGGTTTCTTTGGCGAATTGGTCCATTTTTTCAGTGGCTTGGCATGGGCCGAGGTGGCCGGCCGGGGAAAAATGCGAAGTGTAGCATGGCCGCCCCACCCCGGCCACCGCCGATCATGGCTGCCTGCAGCCGGCCGGCGCCCTCCCCTGCCCTTGTCTTGGCGGGGTTTTCTGCTTATGATTGATGACGTAGCCGTGGTCCTTCCGACCGCGCCTCTTTTCCTCAAACACCAAGACAAGAAAGGTTCAAACCATGACCATGCTGTCCCGCCTCACCGTCATCGCCGCGCTCGCTGTCCTAGGCACGATAGGCGTGGCTTCCGCCCAGGCCGCGGAACGTTCCGCTGGTTACTGGTATGACAACGCCGGCAACGTCTGGAAGAACAATTACAAGGAATGCTGGCGCGCCGGCTACTGGACACCTTCCATGGCCACTGCCGAGTGTGACCCCGATCTGGTGAAAAAAGAAGAGCAGAAGCCCGCCGCGGCCAAACAGGACACCGTCCCGGCGCAACCCTTGGTGCCGCCCACTGGCCCGGCCAAGCCTGCCTTCGCCAAGGTGACCATACAGGCGGAAGCCCTCTTCGACTTCGACAAGGCCGTGGTGCGGCCCGATGGCAAGGAGGTCCTCGACCGTGAGGTGGTGGCCAAGATGAAGCAGTATCCGCAGGTCGAGGTGCTCCTCATTACCGGTCATGCCGACCGCATCGGCAGCGAAAAATACAACATGAAGCTGTCGGAGCGCCGCGCCAAGGCGGTCAAGGACTACCTGATCAGCCAGGGTATCGAGGCAAACCGCCTGGAGACAGCCGCCAAGGGTGAGTCCGAGCCGGTGGTTTCCTGCAAGGAGATCAAAGGGCCGGAAAACCGCCACAACAAAAAACTGGTGGAATGCCTGCAGCCCAACCGGCGTGTGGTGGTGGAAATCAAAGTTCAGAAGTCCTCCGCAGACTGACAAACACGGCACCGACCGGGCCCCGCTATGCTTGGCGGGGCTTTTTTTTGACACCCGCTTTCCGTGGCCGAAGCCTACCTCCTCAGTGCGCGCTGGATCGTCCCCGTCGAGCCTTTTGGCCAGGTTCTCGAGCATCACAGCCTGCTCGTGGAAAACGGCCGCATTGGTGCCCTGCTCCCCACGGCGGAAGCGCACCGGCGCTTCCCTCAGCTCGCCGAAACCCGGCTTGAACACCACGTCCTGATTCCGGGGCTTGTCAATCTCCACACCCACGCCGCCATGACCCTCATGCGTGGCCTGGCGGACGACCGTCCCCTGATGACCTGGCTTAAGGAACACATCTGGCCGGCGGAGGCACGCCACGTGAGCCCCGACTTCGCGCACGACGGCAGCCTCCTTGCCTGCGCCGAGATGCTGCGCGCCGGCATCACCTGTTTCAACGACATGTATTTCTTTCCCGACGCCACGGCGCAGGCGGTGCTGGCCAGCGGCATGCGTGCGGTGCTGGGCATCATCACCTTGGAATTTCCCAGCGCCTACGCTGCCGATGCCGACGATTACCTGCACAAGGGGCTGGCCATCCGCGATGCCTTCAAAGGGGAAAGCCGCCTCGGTTTCGCCATGGCGCCCCATGCGCCCTACACGGTGAGCGACCGCACTTTCGAGAAGGTGCTCACCCTCGCCGACCAGTTGGATTTACCCATCCATGTGCACCTGCACGAAACCCGCGACGAGATCGAAGCCAGCCTCACCGCCCACGGCATGCGCCCCCTGGCCCGCCTGGACCGCCTCGGGCTGTTGGGGCCGCAGCTCATCGCGGTGCACATGGTGCATCTTGAGGAGGCGGAAATCGAACGCCTCCACCACGTCGGCGCCCACATCGCCCACTGTCCCAGCTCGAACCTCAAGCTGGGCAGCGGCATCGCCCCGGTGGCGAAGCTTTTGGCGGCGGACATCAACCTGGGATTGGGCACCGACGGTGCCGCCAGCAACAACCGGCTCGATCTCCTGGAGGAAACCCGCACCGCCGCCCTGCTCGCCAAGGGGGTGACCCATGATCCCACGGTACTCGATGCCCACCACGCCCTCACCCTGGCCACCCTGGGCGGCGCGCGCGCCCTGGGGCTCGATAACCGCATTGGCTCGCTCACTTGCGGCAAGGCGGCGGACGTGGTGGCGGTGGACCTCGCTGGCGTGGAGACCCAGCCCTGTTATGATGTGGTCTCCCATCTCGTCTATGCCGCGGGACGGGAGAATGTCAGCCACGTCTGGGTGGAAGGGGAACCGTTGCTGGAAAACCGTACTCTGAAGAGGCTGGACATGCAGGAAGTGCAGGCGAAAGCCGCCCATTGGCAACGCCTGCTTGCCCAGCGCGGAGAGGGAACGGGCAAATGAACGTCGATCACACGGAACTGGAAAAATTCGCCGCGCTTGCCCACCGCTGGTGGGACCCCAACAGCGAGTTCAGGCCGCTGCACGAGATCAATCCCCTGCGGCTTGACTGGATCGCAGGCCGGGTCGATCTTGCCGGCAAAAAAGTGCTCGACGTGGGCTGCGGCGGCGGCATCCTGGCGGAGGCCATGGCGGCGCGCGGTGCCCAGGTGACGGGCATCGACCTGGGTGAGAAGGCCCTCAAGGTGGCGAAACTCCACCTGCTGGAATCGGGCCGACAGGTGGATTACCGCCACATCTCGGCCGAGGCGCTCGCCGAGGAAATGCCAGGCAGTTTCGATGTCGTCACCTGCATGGAAATGCTGGAACACGTGCCCGATCCGGCCAGCACGGTGCAGGCCTGCGCGAAGCTGGTGAAGCCCGGCGGGGAGGTGTTTTTCTCCACCATCAACCGCAACCCCAAGTCCTATCTCTTTGCCATCATCGGCGCCGAATACATCCTGCGCCTGCTGCCGCGGGGCACCCATGACTACGCCAAATTCATCAAGCCCTCGGAGCTGGCGCGCATGTGCCGGCAGGCGGGGCTCGACGTGGTGGAAGTGATCGGCATGACCTACAACC
Proteins encoded in this window:
- the serC gene encoding 3-phosphoserine/phosphohydroxythreonine transaminase; the encoded protein is MERVYNFSAGPATLPLEVLEQVRDELVNWQGCGMSVMEMSHRGKEFMGISAQAEADLRELLAIPDHYKVLFLQGGASLQFAMVPMNLLRGRKSADYLNTGEWSKKAIKEAQKFCTVNVVASSEDRNFSYAPPQETWKLNPDAAYVHYTPNETIGGVEIFWTPDTGEVPLVADMSSNILSRPIDVSRYGLIYAGAQKNIGPAGLAIVIVREDLIGAPLAGTPTMLDYKVHADNGSMYNTPPTFAIYVAGLVFKWLKRRGGLAAMEQYNIAKAKILYDYLDSTDFYHCPTARENRSRMNVPFTLRDAALDEAFLKGAKERGLVQLKGHRSVGGMRASLYNAMPIEGVKALVEYMQEFEREHG
- the ubiG gene encoding bifunctional 2-polyprenyl-6-hydroxyphenol methylase/3-demethylubiquinol 3-O-methyltransferase UbiG is translated as MNVDHTELEKFAALAHRWWDPNSEFRPLHEINPLRLDWIAGRVDLAGKKVLDVGCGGGILAEAMAARGAQVTGIDLGEKALKVAKLHLLESGRQVDYRHISAEALAEEMPGSFDVVTCMEMLEHVPDPASTVQACAKLVKPGGEVFFSTINRNPKSYLFAIIGAEYILRLLPRGTHDYAKFIKPSELARMCRQAGLDVVEVIGMTYNPFTRVYALGDDTDVNYLLHAHRDD
- a CDS encoding TRZ/ATZ family hydrolase, producing MAEAYLLSARWIVPVEPFGQVLEHHSLLVENGRIGALLPTAEAHRRFPQLAETRLEHHVLIPGLVNLHTHAAMTLMRGLADDRPLMTWLKEHIWPAEARHVSPDFAHDGSLLACAEMLRAGITCFNDMYFFPDATAQAVLASGMRAVLGIITLEFPSAYAADADDYLHKGLAIRDAFKGESRLGFAMAPHAPYTVSDRTFEKVLTLADQLDLPIHVHLHETRDEIEASLTAHGMRPLARLDRLGLLGPQLIAVHMVHLEEAEIERLHHVGAHIAHCPSSNLKLGSGIAPVAKLLAADINLGLGTDGAASNNRLDLLEETRTAALLAKGVTHDPTVLDAHHALTLATLGGARALGLDNRIGSLTCGKAADVVAVDLAGVETQPCYDVVSHLVYAAGRENVSHVWVEGEPLLENRTLKRLDMQEVQAKAAHWQRLLAQRGEGTGK
- a CDS encoding OmpA family protein codes for the protein MTMLSRLTVIAALAVLGTIGVASAQAAERSAGYWYDNAGNVWKNNYKECWRAGYWTPSMATAECDPDLVKKEEQKPAAAKQDTVPAQPLVPPTGPAKPAFAKVTIQAEALFDFDKAVVRPDGKEVLDREVVAKMKQYPQVEVLLITGHADRIGSEKYNMKLSERRAKAVKDYLISQGIEANRLETAAKGESEPVVSCKEIKGPENRHNKKLVECLQPNRRVVVEIKVQKSSAD
- the gyrA gene encoding DNA gyrase subunit A — translated: MDQFAKETIPVSLEEEMRNSYLDYAMSVIVGRALPDVRDGLKPVHRRVLFAMHESNNVWNRPYVKCARVVGDVLGKYHPHGDTATYEALVRMAQDFSMRYTLIDGQGNFGSVDGDSPAAYRYTECRLERIASEMLADIDKETVDFVPNYDGKEREPTVLPTRIPNLLINGSAGIAVGMATNIPPHNLGEVVDACLALLEDPEIGVDELIGIVKAPDFPTAGIIFGVAGIREGYRTGRGRVVIRARTHFENLDKAGNRQAIIIDELPYQVNKANLLMRIGELVREKKIEGIADLRDESDKSGMRVVIELKRGEMPEVVLNNLFKLTQMQDTFGMNMVALVDGQPRLLNLKDLLDAFLRHRREVVTRRTLFELRKARERGHILEGLAVALSNVDEIIALIKASQTPAVAKERLMAKAWRSPVVEEMLARAGADATRPEGLLPEYGLSAQGYRLSEAQAQAILELRLQRLTGLEQDKIVSEYREVIDKIADYLDILAKPARITGIIRDELTEIKAQYGDARRSEIVTDAQDLSLEDLIAPEDVVVTLSHSGYIKAQPVADYRAQKRGGRGKQAAATKEDDFIEKLFIANTHDYILCFSNRGRVYWLKVYNVPQGSRTSRGKPIVNLVPLMEHEKITAVLPVKEFDDDHFVFMATAMGTVKKTPLSEFSRPRASGIIAVNLDDGDYLVGADITNGRCDVLLFSDGGKAVRFDENDVRPMGRNAHGVRGMKLLPGQKVISMVVASEQNLSVLTATENGYGKRTPLSEYTRHGRGTQGMIAIQTTERNGKVVAAALVDDNDEIMLITTGGVLIRTRVREIREMGRATQGVILINLDEGEKLVGVERIVERDEDD
- a CDS encoding phosphoglycerate dehydrogenase, translated to MAEKFRILTLNNISPVGLARLPSERYIIGSDIAEPDAILVRSAKMHDMDIPPSVKAIARAGAGTNNVPVAKMSERGVPVFNAPGANANAVKELVIASMLIAARNLMPAWQFAQSLEGDDAEIAKAVEAGKKQFAGIELPNRTLGIIGLGAIGSLVADAGIRLGMNVIGFDPEITVEAAWRLPSSVKKAASVEEVVKNADFITLHVPLLDKTRNMIDAARIALMKPGTVLLNFAREGIVDDKAVVEGIASNKLRAYVCDFPSNALKGHPRIITFPHLGASTEEAEENCAVMVAEQVRDYLENGNIRNAVNFPDVSMARESAWRIAIANANVPNMVGQISTAMAEAGLNIHNMVNKSKGEMAYTLVDVDSEPPPAVIERIGQIKGVLMVRAIPAR